The window CGATCCCGGCAACGTCGCCGCCAACCTGACGGCCGGCGCGCGGTACGGCTACCTGCTGGTGTGGGTGCTCGTCGCCGCGAACGCGATCGCGGTCTTCGTGCAGTACCAGTCCGCAAAGCTCGGCATCGTCACGGGACGCAGCCTGCCGGAGCTCCTGGGGGAGCGGCTCGGGACCGGGACGCGACGCGCCTACTGGGTGCAAGCGGAGCTCGTGGCGGCGGCGACCGACATCGCGGAGGTGATCGGCGGCGCGATCGCCCTCAACCTGCTGTTCGGGCTCCCGCTCCCGATCGGCGGTCTGGTCGTCGGGATCGTCGCCATCGGCATCCTCGCCATCCAGTCGCGCCGGGGGCAGCGGCCGTTCGAGGCGGTCATCCTCGGGCTGCTCGGCGTGATCGCGGTCGGGTTCCTCGCGGGACTGTTCGTGAGCCCCGTGGACTGGGGCGCGGCCGTGGGCGGCCTGGTCCCGCGCTTCGACGGCGCCGAGACCGTGCTCCTCGCGGCGGGCATGCTCGGGGCCACCGTGATGCCGCACGCCATCTACCTGCACTCCGCGCTGGCGCGCGACCGGCACGGCCCTCCCGGCGACCCCGGACGGGTGCGGACGCTGCTGCACGCGACCCGGGTGGATGTGGCGCTCGCCCTGGTGCTGGCGGGCGCGGTGAACATCGCGATGCTGCTCGTCGCGGCGTCCGCCCTCGGCGGCGTGGACGGGACCGACACCATCGAGGGCGCCTACCATGCCATTTCGTCGGCGCTCGGACCGGCGATCGGCGTCATCTTCGCCGTGGGACTGCTCGCGTCGGGGCTCGCCTCCTCGTCGGTCGGCAGCTACGCCGGTGCGACCATCATGGGCGGCCTCCTGAAGCTCCGCATCCCGCTGCTCGCCCGCCGGATCGCCACGCTCGTCCCCGCCGTCGTCATCCTCGCCCTCGGGGCCGACCCGACCTGGGCGCTGGTGCTGTCGCAGGTGTTCCTGAGCCTCGGCATCCCGTTCGCGATGATCCCGCTGCTGCGGCTGACCGGCTCGCGTGCGGTGATGGGGGAGTCGGCCGACCGGCTCTGGGTGCGCATCCTGGGCGGTGCGGTCGCCGGTCTCGTGGTGGTGCTGAACCTGCTGCTGGTCGGCCTGACGGTCGCGGGCGCCTGACCGCCGCACGCGGTGACTGCTGCGCCGCGTAACGTCTGCGCCTGCTCGACCGGCGGCAGACGTTCCGAACCGCGGCAGACGCTCGGCGGCGCTACGGACGCGGGTGCGCCGCCACCCAGACGGCGGACGCCGCCGTCGCGCCGAGCACCACGCGCTCGCCGGCGACGTCGACCGTGATGTCGCCCGCGAACGGGCGGTGCTCGTCGACCGTCAGGGCGGTGTCGAGGCCGATGCCGCGCTCGCCGAGGTAGCGGAGGACGGCGGGGTCGGCGTCGGAGATGCGCACGACGGTGAGCCGCGCCCCGTCCGGCGCGTCGAGCAGCGGGACCGCGTCCGGGCGGCGCGGCGTGCCGTCCGCCGTCGGGATCGGGTCGCCGTGCGGGTCGCGCGCGGGGTGGCCGAGGCGGCGGTCCAGCCGCTCGACCAGCTCGTCGGAGACCGCGTGCTCCAGCACCTCGGCCTCGTCGTGCACCTCGTCCCAGCCGTAGCCGAGCTCCTCGACCAGGAACGTCTCGATCAGCCGGTGCCGGCGCACCATCGCCACGGCGTGCCGCCGGCCCGCCTCGGTGAGCTCGACGCCGCCGTACCGTTCGTGCGCCACGAGACCCTGCTCGCCGAGCCGCCGGATGCCGTCGGACACGGTCGCCGCGCGCACGCCCATCCGCTCGGCCAGCTGCTTCACGGTGACCGGCTCGTCCGACCACTCGGTCGCCGACCAGATGATCTTCAGGTAGTCCTGTGCGACGGGCGACAGGTCGGACACGGGCATGAAGCGATTCTAGGGCGGGCGTCACAGGCTCGTCCGGGCGGAGCCGCGCTGTTAAGGTGGGTCGGGTGAAGTACGCACAGACCATCATCGACTTGGTCGGCGACACCCCGCTCGTGAAGCTCAACAGGCTGACCGACGGGATCGCGGCGACGGTGCTCGTCAAACTCGAGTACCTGAACCCCGGAGGTTCGTCGAAGGACCGCATCGCCTCCCGCATCATCGACGCTGCGGAGCAGGAAGGGCTTCTGAAGCCCGGCGGCACCATCGTGGAACCGACGAGCGGCAACACCGGAGTCGGGCTCGCCCTGGTCGCGCAGCAGCGCGGGTACCGGTGCGTGTTCGTGCTCCCCGACAAGGTGGGGGAGGACAAGATCAACGTCCTCACCGCCTACGGAGCGGAGGTGGTGGTGACGCCGACCTCGGTGCCGCCCGAGCATCCCGACTCCTATTACTCGGTGTCGGACCGCCTGGCCGCCGAGATCCCGGGCGCCTTCAAGCCCAATCAGTACTTCAACCCCAACGGCCCGCGCAGCCACTACGAGACCACGGGTCCGGAGATCTGGCGCGACACCGACGGACGGGTCACCCACCTGGTGGCCGGCGTCGGCACGGGCGGGACGATCACCGGGACCGGACGCTACCTGCGCGAGGTGTCGGACGGCCGCGTCCGCATCATCGGCGCCGACCCCGAGGGCTCCGTCTACTCGGGCGGCACCGGCCGTCCCTACCTGGTGGAGGGCGTCGGCGAGGACTTCTGGCCGGGCGCCTACGACCCGGAGGTCGTCGACGAGGTGATCGCGGTGAGCGACGCCGACGCGTTCCGGATGACGCGGCGGCTGGCGCGCGAGGAGGGCATCCTCGTCGGCGGGTCGAGCGGCATGGCCGTCGTGGCCGCGCTCCGGGCCGCGAAGGATCTCGGTCCCGACGACATCGTCGTCGTCATCCTCCCGGACGGCGGACGCGGCTACCTGGCCAAGATCTTTAACGACCGGTGGATGCAGTCCTACGGCTTCAGCGAGGTGCCGCACGAGGCGACGGTGCACGACATCGTCAAGACCAAGCGAGGCGACCTCCCCGACCTGGTGCACACGCACCCCTCCGAGACGGTGCGCGACGCCATCCAGACGATGAACACCTACGGCGTCTCGCAGCTCGTCGTGCTGACGGCCGAGCCGCCCGTCATGATGGGCGAGGTGGCCGGCGCGTTGGACGAGCGCTCGCTCGTTGACGCCGTGTTCAGCGGCCAGGCCGAGATGAGCGACTCCGTGGGCACCCACCTCGGCGAGCCGCTGCCGCTCATCGGCGTGAACGAGTCGGTGACCGCGGCCCGCGCCGCCCTCGCCACCGCGAGCGCACTGCTGGTCACCGACGGCGGCAAGCCCGTCGCGGTGCTCACCCGGCAGGACCTCCTCAACTACTTCAGCGACTGACCCGTACCGGGCCGCTCCATTCAGGAAAAGGGAACCATGACACACGGCTTCGCCACGCGCGCCATCCACGAGGGTCAGGAGTTCGACCCCACCACCGGCGCGATCATCCCGCCGATCTACCAGACCTCGACGTTCGTGCAGGACGGCATCGGCGGCCTCCGAAACGGCTACGAGTACGGCCGCGCCGGCAACCCCACCCGGACGTCGCTCGAGACCCTGCTCGCCTCGCTCGAGGGCGGCGTGCGCGCCCTGTCGTTCGCGTCGGGCCTCGCCGCCGAGGACGCGCTGCTTCGCTCCGCGCTCCGCCCGGGCGACCACATCGTGCTCGGCAACGACGCCTACGGCGGCACGCACCGGCTGATCGACCGCATCCACAGCGAGTGGGGCATCCGGAACACCACCGTCGACCTGGCCGACCTCGACGCGGTCCGGACGGCGCTCGGCACCGACGGCACCCGGATGCTGTGGATCGAGACGCCCAGCAACCCGCTCATGAAGATCAGCGACATCGCCGCGCTCGTCGAGCTCGGTCACGCGGTCGGAGCCGTCGTCGTCGTGGACAACACGTTCGCCTCTCCCGCGCTGCAGCAGCCGCTGGAGTTCGGCGCGGACGTCGTCGTGCACTCGACCACGAAGTACCTGGGCGGCCACTCCGATGTGATCGGCGGCGCGCTGGTCTTCGCCGACGAGGAGCTCGCCGAGAAGGCGCAGTTCATCCAGTTCGCGGCAGGCGCCGTGTCGTCCCCGATGGATGCGTGGCTCACGACCCGCGGCATCAAGACGCTGGACGTGCGCGTGCGCCAGCACAGTGCGAACGCCCAGGCCATCGCGGAGGCGCTCGTCGGGCACGACGGCGTGGACGCGGTCTACTACCCGGGCCTTCCCGACCACCCCGGGCACGAGCTGGCCGCGCGCCAGATGAGCGGTTTCGGCGGGATGCTGTCGGTCGCGCTCGCGGGCGGGGCCCCGGCCGCACGCCGGTTCGCCGAGTCGACGCAGGTCTTCCAGCTGGCGGAGTCGCTCGGCGGCGTGGAGTCGCTGATCGGCTACCCGTCGGAGATGACGCACGCCTCGGTGCGCGGCACCGCGCTCGAGGTGCCCGACAACATCGTGCGCCTGTCGGTCGGCATCGAGGACGTCGACGACCTGCTCGAGGATGTGGAGCAGGCGCTCCGTCGGTAGCCCGCGCTAGCGTCGGCACCATGGATCAGCGCATCAGTCTCGTGACGCTCGGTGTGGCCGACCTGGCGCGGAGCCGGGCCTTCTACGAGGAGGGGCTGGGCTGGACGCCCGCCGACGCCCCCGAAGGCGTCGTCTTCTACCAGCTGCCCGGGATGGCGTTCGCGCTGTTCGGGCGCGACGAGCTGGCAGCCGATGCCCGGCATCCGGTCGACGGGACGTTCAGCGGCATCACGCTCGCGTGCAACCAGCGATCGGAGGAGGACGTCGACGGCGTCCTCGCGGCGGCGGAGGCGGCGGGCGCGCGCATCCTGAAGCCCGCGGAGCGCGTGTTCTGGGGCGGCTACTCGGGGTACTTCGCGGACCCGGACGGTCACGTCTGGGAGGTCGCGTACAACCCGGGCTGGACGCTGGCGGCTGACGGGACGCTCACCGTCGGCTGAGGCGCGCCGCGGGAAGCCATGCCGTCAGGCGGGCGCCGGGTACACGCGCGTGGCGCGCTCGAAGAAGCGCGGCGGCGACGGCTCGGTCGCGATGAGCCCGTCGCGGTGGAAGGACCGGAGGTCGGAGAACAGGCTGGGCAGGCCGAGGGCCGCGAGCTCGTCGACCGTGATGCCCGGGCACTCGGCGATGAGGGCGAGCAGTCGGCGCCTGCCGTCCGCGTCGCTGCGCTCGCCGAGGAGGGACGCGCTGAACGGCACCCGGGTCGTGGTGTCCCACATGGCGACTCCTCGCGCTCGGCCTCCGCGACGGCGGATCGTCGCATCGCTCCGTCCGTTATAGGGCAGAGCCCGGCGGGCGACAAATGGTATACGACGCGATCGATCGCGGAGCGACCCGTCGATGCAACGGATCCACCCCGCGTCGCCGTGTTGCGGCGCGGGGAAGTGGGTCTTGTTCGGGCGCCGGATGCCACCGATAGTTGAGAGGTGAGGACTTTCGGGGTGGAGGAGGAGCTCCTCCTGGTCGACGCGCGCGGTACCGCATCGCCGGTGGCGCCGCTGGTGCTCGCCGACGCCCCGCCGGTCATCGACGGGCCCTCGGTCAGCGCCGAGATCCAGCAGGAGATGATCGAGACGCAGACGCGTCCCCAGCTGCTGACGAGCGAGCTGCTGCTCGACATCATCGCCGGGCGGGAGCTCGCCGACGGCCTCGCACAGCGGCACGGCGCGCGCGCGATCGCGGTGGCCATGTCGCCGATGCGGCTGCGCCCGCACGTGACCGAGGATCCGCGCTACGCGACCATGATCGAGCGCTACGGACTGACGGCCCGCGGAACCCTGGTCTGCGGATCCCACGTGCACGTGGGCATCGAGTCGCGCGAGGAGGGCGTCGCGGTGCTGGACCGCATCCGCACCTGGCTGCCGACCCTGCTCGCGCTGAGCGCCAACTCCCCGTTCTTCGGCAGCGCGGACACCGGGCACGCCAGCTACCGCTTCGTCGCGTGGCACCAGTGGCAGAGCGCCGGACCGACCGACGTGTTCGGGTCGGTCGAGGCGTACGACCGGTTCGAGCGGTTCCTCGTCGACACCGGCGTCATCCTCGACACGGGCATGCTCTATCTGGATGCGCGCGTGTCACGGAAGCATCCCACGGTCGAGATCCGCGTGGCCGACGTGTGCCTCGACGCGCGCGACGCCGCCGTGATCGCGGCGATCGTCCGTGCTCTGGTCGACACCGCCGTCACGGAGTGGCACGCCGGGGTCGAGCCCGCGGCCGTGCCGTCCGCCGCGCTCCGCCTCGCCGAGTGGCAGGCCGCGCTCACCGGCGTCGCCGGATCGCTGCCGCATCCGGTCACCTGGCGGGAGGCGTCGGCCGTCGACGCGGTCCAGGCTCTGGTCAACCACACCGCGGCGGCACTCGCCGCGAACGGCGACCTCGCGTTCGTGCAGCGGGGCATCGCGCGCATCCACGCGACCGGGGGAGGGGCCGGCCGGCAGCGGGCGGCGTTCGAGCGCCGGGGCCGCATCCGGGACGTCGTGGCCCACGCCGTAGTCGCCACCCACGAGCAGTCGGAGGACGACGACCTGGTGGTCGCCTGAGAGTCGTCCACGCGGCGTCACCTGCTCTTCCGTGCGCTCACGATCGCGCCTATTCTGCGGTCATGACGGAGAAGGAGCTCGCGCACCAGCACGCCGTCTACAGTTACGGCTCGCTGCCGCTGACCCTGATGTACAGCCCCACCGCGACGGCGGCATGGGAGGTCTACTACGGCGGCGAGTACCTCGGGCTGATCGAGGAGCTGCACAGCACCGGCGAGCTCTGGCCCGCGTTCGTCGCGCGGCTTCCGGGCGAGGAGGAGGCCGGCGAGGGCATCCCGGCGCGCGACTGGCGTGTGGCGGTCGAGATCCTGGCGGGGCAGGCGGGACTCTAGCGGCCGTCAGCCGACGCTGCGGCGCAGCTGGACCTCCGGTGCCACGCCGAACCGCTCGCGGTAGAGCCGTCCGAAGGTCGCCTCGTCGGGGAAGCCCCACCGCGCGGCCACGTCCGCGACCGTCAGGGGAGCATCGTCGTCACCTTGCGGGTCGATGAGGTCGCGGTGTGCCGCGTTCAACCGGACGCTCCGCAGGTAGTCCAGCGGCGCGAAGGGCAGGTGCATGTCGAACGCGCGCGTCAGCTCCGGCACCGACGTCCCGGCGGCGAGGGCGATGTCGTCGGCGGTGATCGGCAGGGAGGCGTGCTCGTCGATGTACGCGACCGCGCGCTTGAAGGCGGCGGCTCGGGCGGCGACCGTCGTCCGCCGCGCCTCGTGGTCGCCCGCAAGAGGGAAGGTCTCGAGGGTCGCGACCGCCAGCTGGCGGAAGAGGGAGGCGCGCTGCAGCGGGTGGTCGAAGGCGCCGGCGGCGACCTGCCGCCAGGCGTGATCGTGCACCGCGCGCCAGTGCCGGGCGGCGTGGGCGGAGACGGACGAGGCGGAGACGAACTCCAGCGCCCCCACCTCGTCGCCGAACTGCGCGCGGGCGGTGCGGGCGAGCGCCCGAACGTCGAAGGCGACGACCGTGACGCCCGCGTGGTCCATGACTCCATGGGCCCCGGCCTCGGGCTGGAACAGCGCGGGAGCGGCCGCCAGGTCGCCCTCGTCGCCGCCGGAGCGCCAGCGGTAGCGGCCGCGCGCGAGGCCGACCGCGATGAACGGCAGATCGAACGACAGCGAGAGGTCGCCGCCGAAGCGGTGCCGGCCGAGCAGCATCCGCTCGTCCCCGCGGAGCTCCTCGAGGTAGGTCAACCCGCTCGTGCGCACGTCGGAGCCGAACGACACGTCGCCGTAGCTGCGCCGGAGCAGCTCCTCGGCCGATTCGGGATCCGCCGCCTCGTCACGGGTGAAGAACGTGCCGGGCATCGGGCTCCTCGCCGAGCGCATCCTCACGGCATGGCCGGCGCACTCCTGCTGGGAGTCTATGCCTGCGCATGGACCTCAGAAGGCGAACTGCGCCCATTCGTCGCGCGCCAGCGACATCCGTTCGCCCCGCGAATCCACGATCCACGACTCCGGCGTGCAGGCCAGGTACGTGCAGAGCAGAGTCTCGCTCGTCCAGCCGTCGGCGGAGCGGATCCAGCGCACGAGGTGCACATCCTGCCCCGGCTTCGGAACGTTCCCGATCGGCGCGTCCAGTGTCGTCACGCTGCACCCCTCCCCCTTGTGCCGCCTGTTCACCACCGACCCTAGCGGGGTACAGGACCGGGGGACAAGACCCGCGGACGCTCAGTTGCCGCTGTCGTCCTCCAGCGGGTCGAACTCGTCGTGCTCGGGCTCGAAGACGCCGTCGGCGTCGTAGGGACCCTCGTCGCCGCCCTCGGCGATGGCGTCGGTGTCGATCGGCTCGCCCGAGGGCGTCTCCGGCCAGTTCTCCTTGGCGTCGGACATGACGGACCCCTTTCGTGGATGCTTCTGAGCGCGATCGTAGACGGGTGACGGCGCCCGCAGAAGGCCCCGGTCGCCCGAGGGCCGCTCACTCGCCGGGCTCGCGGCCGGTGAGCCGCACCTCCTCCAGATCGAGGCGCCGCTGCACGTCCCGCAGCACGATGTCGTCGATCTCGCCCTCGTCGCGCAGGCGGACGACCTCCTCGCGCTTGCAGGCGAGCAGCGCCAGCCGCAGCTCCCTGTCCTGGCGGCTGCGCTCCACCGCATCCTCGCCGCCCTCGGACTCGTCCTCCGCCTCGAGCAGCTCCAGGTGCTCCTCGAACTCCGTCTGGATGCGCTCGCCGATCTCGGGATCGACCTGCAGCCTGCGCACCAGCTGCGGGAGCTCGTCGAGAGCCGCGCGGGTGGCGTTCGTCTCGGCGAGGCGGATCTCGTGGCCGACCGCTTCGTCCGACGGGAGGTTCGCCCAGCGCACGACCGCCGGGAGCACGAGGCCCTGCACCACCAACGTCACGATGATGACGCCGGTCGTGACGAAGACGATGAAGTCGCGGCTGGGGAACGGCTGCCCGGACCCGATGGTGGCCGGCACGGCGAGCGCCGCGGCGAGCGACACCGCGCCGCGGAAGCCGGAGAGGCTGCTGACGACCCTCCAGCGGTTGCTCATCCGCCGCGCCTTCTGCTCCGGGCGGCGGTCGAGCGTGCGGATGAGGAACACGGTGATGAACTGGAACACGAACCGCACGGCGACGATCACGACCGTGACCGCGACGATGGCGACCAGCCCCATCCCGAGGTCGCGGGTGGCCAGCTCGCCGACCGAGCGCGGAAGCTCGATGCCGACCAGGACGAAGAGGCTCGCGTTGAGCAGGAAGGTCGAGAACGACCAGAACGCGTCGGACTGCCGCCGTCCCTCCGCGACGCCGATGCGCGGGCCGGCCTGGCTGATGATGAGCCCGGCGACGACGACCGCCAGCACACCCGACGCATGGATGACCTCGGCCACCAGATAGGCGGTGAACGGGGTGAGCAGCATCGCGATGTTCTGCGTGATCGCGTCGCGGAGGCGCCGGCGCGCCAGGATCGCGAGCCAGGCGACCAGGGCGCCGACGGCCGCCGCAGCCAGGTAGGCGAAGAGGAAGGTGACCGTGATCGCGCCGAAGCTGACGTCGGCGTCGCCGACGGTGAAGCCGACGGCGATCGACCAGAGTACGAGCGCCGTGCCGTCGTTGATCAGGCTCTCGGCCCGCAGGATCGTCACGTTGCGCCGCGGCAGCTCGCGCGTGAACGACGTCATGGCGGTGGCGTCCGTCGGGGCGATCGCGGCGCCGAGCACCCACGACGGTCCCCAGCCGAGGCCCATGGTGTGCGCCAGCACCGCGACGGCGGCGGCGGTGGCCACGACGAGCGCCGTGCTCATCGGGATGATGGTGCGCAGGTTGGACCGGATCTCGCGGAGCGAGGTCGTGAGGCTCTCCCAGTACAGGATCGCCGGCAGGAACAGGAACAGCACCACCTCGGGCGCGAGCTCGACCCCGCGGAACAGCGGCACCAGGCCGATGACGACGCCGAAGGCGACCAGCAGCAGCGGCTGGGCGACGCCGATGCGGCCGGCGATCACCCGCGAGAGCAGGATGATGACGCCGATCACGACGAGCAGTTCGAGTGCGAGCACGGGACCTCCTGCGTCATCCTCCCGCGCCGGGCGCCCCGGCGGAACCGTCGGGCGGCTGAGAGTGAGCGCATAGAAAGTCCCCAGGAGACGACTCGACGGGTGTCGGGGGTCCGCGCCATCATGGGGACATGACGGAACGCGGGCCCTCGACCACGCGCGCCCGCGGTGCGGAGCCCGAGCTGCCCGACCCGCGGGTGCCCGCGCCGCCGCACGGGCGCCTCGGCGTCGCAGGCGGGACGGCCCTGTACATCGCCGCGGTCCTCGGGACAGGCATCCTGGTGCTTCCGGCGCTCGCCGCGGCGGCCGCCGGTCCGGGCGCCATCCTTGCGGTCGCGGCGCTCGCGCTCATCTCGGTGCCGCTCGCGAGCACCTTCGCCGCCCTCGCCCGCCGGCATCCGGACGCGGGAGGCGTGGCGACCTTCGCGCGCCGCGCCTTCGGGCCGGGAGCCGCACGGGTCATCAGCTACTGGTTCTTCTTCGGCACGCCGATCGGCGCCCCGATCGCCGCGCTGATGACGGCGCGCTACGTCGTCGCGGTGATCGGCGGCGACGCACGGACCGCGACCCTGATCGCCGTCGGCCTGATGGTCATCCCGGTCGTGGTGACCGCCTTCGGCGTCCGCTTCGCCGCCTCCGTACAGCTGGTGCTCTCCGGCGCTCTCGTGGCGGTTCTGGTTTTCGTGCTCGCGGCCGCCGCCCCGCACGCGCGACCCGAGAACCTCCAGCCGCTGCTCCCGCACGGCTGGGCGGGCGTCGGGCTCGCCATGAGCCTGTACATCTGGGCGTTCGCGGGATGGGAGGCGGTGGCCGGGATCGGCGGCGAGTTCCGCAACCCGCGGCGCGACATCCCTCGCGCGACGGCCCTCGCGCTCGTCATCGTCTCGGTCGCCTACCTGGCCATCCAGACGGTCACGGTCGTCGTGCTCGGTGGGGACGCCGCCACGAGCGACGTGCCGCTGCTCGACCTGGTGCGGGTGGCGACCGGAGCGGGCGGCGGCGTGGTGGTCGCCGTGATCGCGGCGATCGTCGTGACCGGTGTGTTCAACGCGTACCTCGCCGCCTTCAGCAAACTGGGCGCGGCGATGGGCCGCGACGGCGACCTCCCGGCGTGGTTCGGCCGCGGGGTCGAGAACGGCGCGGTGGCCCGGCGCGGGCTGCTGCTCTCGGCGGTGGTCATGGCCGTGTACTCGGTCATCGTGCTGTCGAGCGGTGATCTGCAGCCGTTCATCCTCATCCACACCAGCATCGCGGCCGCCGTGTACGGCCTGGGCGTCGCCTCAGCGGTCCGCCTGCTGCCGGCGCGGTCGCTCGGCTGGTGGATGGCCGTGATCTCGTGCGTGCTGGCCGCCGGACTGCTCGTGCTCGCCGGCTGGCACCTGGTCTTCCCCCTGGTCGCCGCGGTCATCGCCGTGGGCGTCGGAGCGGTCTCCCGCCGGGCGCGGGGTCGTGCGACCGGAGCGGGCGCCCCATGACCGAGCACCCGCGCGCCCCGGGCATGCGCGACGTGGCCGCACTGGCCGGCGTCTCGCACCAGACGGTGTCGCGGGTCATCAACGGGCATCCGAGCATCCGGGAGTCGACCCGGCTGCGGGTGCTCGATGCGATGCAGCAGCTGCACTACCGCCCGAACCGGGCTGCCCGCGCGCTCGTGACGTCCCGGTCGCGCACCATCGGCATCCTTTCGACGTCGGCCGCTGCCCTGTACGGGCCGGTCTCGAGCATCGGGGCGATCCAGGATGCGGGGCGCACGGCCGGGTACTACATCGCCGTCGCCCAGCTCTCCGACCTGACCCCGGCATCCATCGCCGCCGGTCTCGACCACCTGCTCGCGCAGTCCGTCGAGGGCCTCATCGTGATCGCGCCGCAGGAGGTCGTGCTCGAGCAGCTGGAGCGCGCACGCCTGGACGTGCCGTACGTCACCCTGCTCGGCGGTCCGTCGTCCACCGCGCGCGAGCTCTCCGTCGACCAGGTCGCGGGCGCGCGGGCGGCCACCCGGCACCTGGTCTCGGCCGGGCACCGCCGCATCGTGCACCTCTCGGGGCCGCTCGACTGGTTCGAGGCGCAGGCGCGCGTGCAGGGCTACCGTGCCGAACTCGAGAGCGCCGGACTCGAGCCCCTGCCGGCGCCCGAAGGCGCGTGGACCGCGGAGT is drawn from Leifsonia shinshuensis and contains these coding sequences:
- a CDS encoding LacI family DNA-binding transcriptional regulator; protein product: MTEHPRAPGMRDVAALAGVSHQTVSRVINGHPSIRESTRLRVLDAMQQLHYRPNRAARALVTSRSRTIGILSTSAAALYGPVSSIGAIQDAGRTAGYYIAVAQLSDLTPASIAAGLDHLLAQSVEGLIVIAPQEVVLEQLERARLDVPYVTLLGGPSSTARELSVDQVAGARAATRHLVSAGHRRIVHLSGPLDWFEAQARVQGYRAELESAGLEPLPAPEGAWTAESGYRLALAALTDPEVTAVFASNDQMALGVYHAAHELGRRIPEDVSVIGFDDIPEAAHYWPPLTTVLQDFTQLGRRSVENLVAEIEGGAEPTAVSLMPDLVVRASTAPVGSAGAGLHASPDVGGSA